The Glycine soja cultivar W05 chromosome 19, ASM419377v2, whole genome shotgun sequence genomic sequence tgcCCTTCAAAATAGGCTTGATTTGATGTAGTGGGTATGAATCaaaatctctctcttttttctttttttataagtctGGCTTGTATGTTTTTGAGCTGGGGTGAAGTGGTTGGTCATGGCTTGCCTTTTTTGGGTTGGAGGAAGATGTGTTTGTTGAGTGAGATTCATTGTATTTCCTTTAATTGAGGAACTGTGTTTAAGGTTGTTTGTTGTTGTATAGCTTGTGGATTGCTTTGTAGCATACTTTGTTTAGGGATGATAGATGAATTTGAATGCTAAGTCTAACACAATCATTTGGTTCTCTGTTGTTATTTGATTAGGTCATGGTAGAGTTATATCAGTTAAATTGACTATTTAGATTCATCCGTAGTTAATAGTTGCCATTGAAGTGGTGATTTGATTTGCTTAGTTACTGTTCATTTCTATGGCAGGGGTTTTCTTTTGAGCAGTTTGTTAAATATGGTAACCATTGAGCATTGCTTAGAGATTATTCTTTAGTCAAAGAAACACTGGATATGAGAGCCTCacagattctttttttttcttccttttttctatTTGGAGGAAGGGTTAAAAAAAGGATCCAATCAATGAGCTTGTGGCCTTTGCAAAGTCCCTAACGCTACCCTTTCTTTAACCCCAAGCGGTATATACTTCAACTTCTTGACCAATTAGACCATGAGATGTACATTCTGATGTCCCAGTTGCATCAATTTAGACCTatcaaagaaaaattgaaattatggtGAGCTTTGACTTTTTTAGGCTAGTTGGTTTATTCACAATGTATTAGGAAAAATACAGGGTGAGtatattgaaatttttaagGGTGCTACTTTTGTTTGTATGCGAGGTTATGTAAATGCATAGAATTCTCATACTATTTGAGTTAGTTGATGATTAGAAAATTCCAGGTATATAGTTGCTCTAATATTTTAATGCTAAACTTGAATATTTTGGCCAAATggcaaaaataattgttttctgGTTGCCGGATTGTTTTTAGCTAGACTCCATATACCTTATTCTGTCATTGAGCTGGAATTTGGTTATATATCATCAATTTTGCCTTCATGTATTGCATGAGGTATGTGGGGAACACACTTAGTTTGGCATTTTTTTCACTATTACTCTTGACAAGTGAAATGTTATGTTGTCTCATTAAATAACTATATGGTCTATTCTCTAATGTGGATTCTGTGTAGGAGTTCATCCATTAATAGAAAAGAATATTGAAGAGTATGTGGCCTCGTTTTTGTATTAGTTGTGAACATGGTTATCAAACTTTCGAGTTAAACTCACTAACTTTTACGAGTTTATGAGTTCAATTATCCTCTCCGAGTTGACTTGTGTGCAAACTCTCATTTAAGTAGACTCTAGATAAACTTGATAGACTCGGTGCAAACTCGGTAACTCTCAAGTTTACCACCGAgtcaacaagttaaaaaaattataccaaaaAATAAGTCGTTTTGGGTTGTCTTCTATTCATTTAAGGTTCAACATATCTCCATTTGATGTATCATTCCTAAATTGAAGAACCTTTCCTTTAACAACATCAAACCCTCGTTCTCCAACAATATCAAGCCCTCGATGGGAATGCTCTACCACTACTATCATTTCCTCAAGTTATTATATAGTAGTAATGTATTACTACTAAACTTAGTTATTtaagtattataaaatttatggtttagtattttattttattatgtttgttgaaatgtttaattagtatgttatttataagtatcttgttattattttcatatgaaGTAAATTCTTACGAGTCAAGTCTATATAAACTCTTGAGTTTAATAACCTTGATTGTGAACTTGTGATgtactttttattattgttatcatgTTTGATTGAATGTTTAACTTTTGAAAAGGCTGAACCATCTCTCAATCTGTATTCGTTGCTTTGATCAAGTCGTCTAAGTTGTTAAATTCATTTATGAATTATCATCAAACTTACAGTATCTATAGGTTTGTTTAGGTTACATTTCTTCTCTGATTTAAGGAAACCTATTAACTTGTTTAAGAATTATTTCAATCACTAGGTGAGTTTAAGTGTATATAACATCCTCTTTTACATGTCATGAAATACAAACAACAGTGTATTGAAATGAATCATTGCAAAAATAACCGGTTCCATTTATAAATTCAAGTAGAACtttgtgaagaaatttccaGAATCAGTGTCCAATCGATACAAAAAAGTATAACGATTGATTAAAGAAGAATTCCTTTCTGTAAAGCAGGaaaggaaagggaaaaaaatcaaaaagaagaATTCCTTTCAGCGAAGCTGtagagggagaaaaaaaaatcaaaagataagtTGTGTTTGTGCATTTGTGTTCATTGTTTTCCAGATTATCACGCCCTCTTTGGTTTTGGTCATTCACTGCCTTTGGAATTAAACATTCATTTGACTGAGCttcatattttgtatttttttagttatcaaTATGGTGTATGTTAGAACTAGTTTTGAAAAAAGATTGTGTATCAATATGGTGTATGTTAGAATTTGATAATGAAAAAATTGTATTGGTTCTGTAAAGTTTATTTCCTGATATTATAGTCGTAAATTGATTATACTCATGAGATGTGAAACGTAGGCAATGAAGTTGCACTCAATTCACAGTAGCTACATGAGATATATACACTCTTGATTGCCAAGCAAGTTAtccattttctaatttttcttatttgcaaTGGGAATATAAAAATTCTGGAAATGGAGTATCCAATTAAATTCGAGTCCCCCAGATTTTCACATTAATAGAACTTGTCGAgtaataatttgtttattaattttttaggcATCAATAAGAATAAATATAACCTATGTTAGTTTTGGTTGGATTATGTTGACACACTATCAGCAATTTGGAAAGAATGTGAGATGAAGAAGTTACGGATAATGATGTCTTTTTATTCGTTTGATCGGAGAAAAAGCGAACAAAATAGACAAGAATTAACTTCTAAAACTAAAATTCAAACTTTTCTTTCCTCTTAgtttttttccaatttaaatGTCAAACTTATGTCTTTCCTCTCACATTCTTTCCTCATATTAGGGTTTATTTGTTTTACATCTGGAATCAATTTTCCTTGCAACGTCAtgcaattcaatatttttttttaaaatgaagatTCATTTGAACACATtttaaatgagtttaattttatacaccattatcaactaaaaaaatatgtataatttttaaaataattattatataaatcaataaaaatatcatacatAATTAgatgaaattgaaaaagaaaagttttacaTTATCCATTaggattttaattaaattcttcaattatattaatcaattcaaaattaattcaatcaaaGTAGTTGAAGGGAATGAGTTGACACTATTAACAAGACATGCCACAAATCAAACTGACTAAACCTCGTATTGcatattttttagtatataGTAAACATAAAcgtaaaacataaatataacaTGTGAAAGgttataattaacataaaactgAGATATGATAGTAAATACGACCTAAGTTAGTTGTCAAGTCACCTTCAAACATCATCCATGCAACTTAGTTGCTGACAAAACTAGGTTGGGACACTTGCAATACAAAATTGACATAGCAAGAGTTTAACAAATTTTGCATCCGAGATAGGATGAATCAAAGACATTTGCGGGAAGTCTTGTTTCTGCCTTTTGAACATTTGAAGCAAGTTCTAATTTAGTATTATTTCCTAGAAAAATCTTGTTAGTCGATTCTAAAGGAAGATGGCTTTGATAATGTGACACTGATGAAAAGATTTGGTAATTTTATTGCATGATCAACTGCAGTTTTAAACCTTCTTAAAGTCTATTAGTGTGTGACTAACCCaataataaaagttttataaagGAACTAAGGTAGACTACCATGAGACAACCTCATTTCACAATTTAGGTTGCTCCTATTTCAATCGTCGCTACTATGAGAATtgcttttgctttctttttctatgACTACTAAGATGTTTCAGTTCACCAAGTTATCTCTTGTCTGTTCGTGGCTTCAATAGCAGTTTGAAATGTTGACCTATATCAGGAATCATCGAATCTACACTTATTTTCAACTCCTCAAAGCATTTCATCACTTACTATGTTACACCCGTTATCTCAATatgcatatttatataataaaatacatgaaaaatgcaaaattacATAAAACGATTTTATTCAATGAACATAAAGGAGCTCACTtggataaaaggttcacattcacgttaattatcaaattacaaACTTATCAATTAAGGGTATGAAAACATCTCTGACTTAAAATAAGGTCATCCAAAACTCCAGACAATGAACTAAAGACTCAACACgtgaaacaaaatgataaaaactacATGTCCCGAACGTCATGCAATTAATACAGAAACTCAtgccctaatgtcacatcctatcagaacaTTGTGTCTCAACGTTCTCTAGCATGAGATTCTCTATAGTCATCCATCTGACCATTTGCTTCCATGAaaacaaggttcaagatcatcacaggatccaaacacaaacaacacacatggagtgaattatcacattcctaactaatagataGAAATAGGACAATgtatagatatacatatcatataaataaaatacaacttacttaaacacaaCTCACGTCATTCCACCAATTATCTCGTAACATCACATCTCAACATAACACGTCTCAcatattttcacatcattcacgtactcaatgatcaaaacacaatatcaatcaaccaatcaatagcAATCAATACACAAGTattatgcaacatatatactaagattcaatcttatatgcaatgtgataccatgtcagtgaaaaacattGTCGGATCCCCaaaagtacatgacaagacataccacacactagtaagtcaggtcactctcaatAGGTAAAATAATAGGGAGACCATTCAGGGTCACATTATGTTTGAGAGAATGTttcaaccatgtgggatcgacacaggcttaaaggagcacttaaaccgagtgtatttacccccaaggcctatacTTTGAAGAGTTCGTtagggtctctccctcctgattcaagtcaaacctagaaaacattTAACACACAGACTTtgtctatgaactatacaaaacacacgactcctcaattgttctcaaaataattttaactcatcatgcctcaaagtgattcaactcgtcAGGTTTCCATAGAGGATcctatcacaatactcgtcgcgcaTTAACTTGTtttccttaaagggtcttacagtcgtgtgattgtacggttcataactcacaacgcaatgcacacaacatctcaatacacgtgTGATCTCATAATTTAACACACATTCAACTTGTCACTTAAACAGTTCATCACACTTTCATAATCCCAAGACATCACATGATTACGTTTCATGCGTCATATGCACATCacacattaataatattaatatgttatgttcaaATGACTAATCATCTCATTAAAATAggcatttaaaatcatatatgccCCAGAgtttgaactatgcaatacacataattactcaattattttcaaaatcattttaacttatCGTGCTTTAAAGTGATTAGACTTGTTGGGTTCCCATAGTGGAACCCATCATAAAACTTTTGCGCATTAACTCATTcctcttaaagggtcttacaattgtatGATTGTATAGTccataactcacaactcaatgcatacAAAATCTCAATGCATatgtatcttacaattcaacacatactcaatttatcgcatatactcaatctcaatcacaatgttataatctctacacaacatgttatcacacctcatgaatcatatgcatatcacacaatattaatatttacatggcacaaaacatttatatatattaaattgaactatattattttcaattaaaaagagttaataaataattgGCTTAATTGCAAATTTTGTTACCTTATTTTGCCAATTACACTAAATCGGTCCCCCTATTTTGGTCTTTAAAATAAGAAGCGCATTCTTTTACCACTACAGCCAAGTGCTCATTTGAATATTTAGtgcaaaatatagtattaatataagttttatacgaaaaaagttcaaaatttaaattttattcttttttaatttattatattcttatatattatcttttaaaatataatatataatattaaattttatttttacataaattataatatgtatatttatataaattttatctttctaGTCTGGTTAACGTTTAAAATTTAACAGTCAACGATTAAAATGAGCTCTAAGGACTAAGATAGTGTATCTTGAAAGATAGGGGGACTtatagtgaattaaaaaataagggggatcaatttagtgtaatagacaaaataaggggataaattttacatttaagcctaaataattaaactaaaaatgcattaaaattatttattgttgaatcttaatatattaattttcgttaatttaattttatcatttgaacTATAGATTcccaatttattttaacaatttatatacatatatatatacatgtgttATAATCATCAACACACAATAATCTTATGAGACCAAAACATGACATTAACATTTCCaaaatctaattcaattttgggaaagaaaaaaaaaagaagaaaaaaatttagaaagtaaaaagaatataaaagcaTATCGTAATTATAAAAACTGATCTAGTACATCTCTACTTATAACTAGGGTATTCTTattctattatttactctattttattattttataaaaataaactttattttactctttcattaaataaataactattaaaacattcatttattttttaaaatattattttactctatttattttttggtatcatgaaactcttattttaattaacaaaacttattttctttcatttatttaattttaaaaactcttttaattttaaataaaagtctttttaatttattttataaaaaacggAATGTTACATACTATACCCTTGTTCGTCTCTAGGTGCCTATGTATCCACAtatgttataaatttattaacttttacaaTTACTACTTTAAAATTCATGTCAAgagtaatttctgattaattcacaatataaaataaactattttatattattgatgtATAACCATTCAACTTCATAAAATACTAAAGGGCTAAAAGTCTATATTCAATAGGTGCCTGGCCCCATGATGGTCCATTCTCAGCCAAGTTCTTGTtaaaatttgacattttatcctTGGACTATTGggccttttttatttaaaaaaatcagacTAGTTTTAGCAGAGTCAACCAGGTATTTTCctagaaaacaaattttatgcaGTATAATCTcggacaaaaaacaaaacacaattatattaattctaGTATCAACACAATGAAGAATAAGCATATTACAAAAGGCCAAACACACAAGGgaaaaaaagattattatttatttgcacCAAGTCTTTCCCTTCTATGCAAGCATTCCAACTTTCATTTCCCATCACCAAGAATGAGATGAGTGCACTTTCTACACACCAATGCATATGTTCATCCAAcagttaaaatttcaaaacctcTAAAGTTTTATGTACAACATTTTAAGCATTTTGTTCAACCTGCagacaaaataaacaattatcaGCTCTGTAGCTAAAACAGTAATATTTGTCACTAGGCGtgcaacaaaattaaaaactctAGCTTGATTTAATAGCAAATTTTGCACATTTATGGTAGTTTCTGAACAACTTGATCCTTGACAATAGAAGAACACACCTGAAAGTTCGATGACTAAATGGTATCAACTATTCACTCACTCCCAAAGTCTTCATAACTCAAGCCTTCTGATATGGAGTCCAGCCTATTAttgtctattttaaaataaagacaacAAATGATATTAGCATTGAGGCACAAAACAACAGAATACAGGTGAGGTGAGTGAGATTGTCTCTTACCCTGTTCTCCTCTGTCAAGGAAGTTCTCATTATCCGTAGCTAGGAAGGGTGACCTAGAATAGGTCTCCAGTATATCTGTCAAATAAGAAGCTAAACTATTGGTGCTAATGATTTATTCAAATTATATCATGAAAAATGGATTGAAACTGAAAAATCAACATGAAACAAAGCTTTGCTTGCATTTTACTCATCACCATCAGCAAAGATGCACTTCCACTGACAGGAGCAGTAGTATACAATGCATGATTGCATGCAGATGCACACAAGGACCCACACAAACATGAGAGAAGACATACCAGAACTCTGAGAAAAATCAGCAGTCAGATCTGAAAGGCTAAAATTTCTGGGAATCTGCCCCAGAAATCCAAATGAAGAAGTGTCTGGATCTAGGACCACCTCATTCAGAGAATGTGAGTTGGACTCAACATTAGTGAATGATGTGACTGAAGCACCACCAATAGTTGGGCGTGTCTCCAGGACATTTCCATCAGTACCAAACATGTAAGGAGAACAACCAGAATATCCAGGCTCAGATTTGATCATTCCACCACCATTGATTCCTTGTATCAGACCCATGTTTGCGCTTTGAGCAGAAAGCATGCTAGAAGGGCCATTAATCCTATTACCATGAGCAGACATATCAACTGCAGCATGCATACTTGTATGTAGTGATGACCCGCCATTATTAAACACATTAGATAATCTGGAATCAACATGATGTTGCATATTTTCTGGCTTCAAACTTGTTTGGGTTCGGTCTGCAGTGTAGCATGCTGGATTCTCAGGTACTGTAACATAAAGAGATATTTGatgtcaaattaaaaaaatggacaGAATCAAACATTCGATAACATGTATATAATAACAAAGCAGGTTACTTTGTCACTTTCATCTGTTTATTTCCTCAATCACTATAGAACAGTAAAATctgtattttgaatatttacaaTGACTAAAgttaaaaagagaataaatgcAGAAACAGTCATAAAAGTCTCTATCATATTCCAGGAAATTCATGCTCTGTAATGACAGACACCAACTCTACTCCTACACACATGTCCAACCTACTATAAAATCCGTATATACCTCCCTGTAAGCCTTTTGCTTTCTTAACCTAAACTCCATCTACTCGTAAGCCTCCAACAACCACAATCCCCAGCcaatcaatatcatcaacaaaCCATCTCCACTAACCAATCCCAGCACCTGAATGCATCATCCACCTTCAGTCCTTAACCAAAAAGCCTAAAACTCCAGAGAACCATGTCCCTGTTCTTCACTTACAACAAAGAATTTCCCCCTAAAGTCTCCAAACTAACAAAGAAACCCAGAATTGGTGGTTCTTAGTCAGTTCTACATCAGGTGCAATCTACCTTAATTATCTTTCTTTCATAGTTATCTATATTCTTAGTAATTAGAAACAAATATTGTTACCACTAAACCAACTTCTCAACTTGCAATATAGATGAATGGAAATGCTAACAAGACAAGAAAAACTAGAATATATTTGACTAGAGAACTAACTTTAAAAGATATTCAACTTTTACTTCTTCAAGTTTGAAACAAGTAGTAAATGACAAaatccaacaattttttttccaatttaacCCCATATTTGTCAAGCCTTAAAAGCAACCAGGACATAACACGTTAGGAAAGTAACGGGAGTTGCATCTAAGTGTGAGAAAGAGACCATATGAGCCCATGAAATGGCAAGCGAGAAAAAAGACTTCAACTGAACAAAACAATCTATAGcaaaaaaggatggtaaaaacaTTCAGAGAGATAATAGACTTACTTGCAGGGATATGTGACCCATTAGAGCTAGGTAGTGATGACACTGCAGGGATATGTGACCCGTTAGATGTAGGTAGTGATGCAACAGTACTTGAGTGTAACTGCATTAATTGCACTTGCTGATCCAGCAATTTGTTGAATTGCATTATTTGCTGCTTCAAAACCAATCTTGCATAATAAGCCTT encodes the following:
- the LOC114400591 gene encoding uncharacterized protein LOC114400591 isoform X3, with translation MSSGSVRRVSRQDIQLVQNLIERCLQLYMSQKEVVETLLAQAKIEPGFTELVWQKLEEENEEFFKAYYARLVLKQQIMQFNKLLDQQVQLMQLHSSTVASLPTSNGSHIPAVSSLPSSNGSHIPAIPENPACYTADRTQTSLKPENMQHHVDSRLSNVFNNGGSSLHTSMHAAVDMSAHGNRINGPSSMLSAQSANMGLIQGINGGGMIKSEPGYSGCSPYMFGTDGNVLETRPTIGGASVTSFTNVESNSHSLNEVVLDPDTSSFGFLGQIPRNFSLSDLTADFSQSSDILETYSRSPFLATDNENFLDRGEQDNNRLDSISEGLSYEDFGSE
- the LOC114400591 gene encoding uncharacterized protein LOC114400591 isoform X2 yields the protein MSSGSVRRVSRQDIQLVQNLIERCLQLYMSQKEVVETLLAQAKIEPGFTELVWQKLEEENEEFFKAYYARLVLKQQIMQFNKLLDQQVQLMQLHSSTVASLPTSNGSHIPAVSSLPSSNGSHIPAIPENPACYTADRTQTSLKPENMQHHVDSRLSNVFNNGGSSLHTSMHAAVDMSAHGNRINGPSSMLSAQSANMGLIQGINGGGMIKSEPGYSGCSPYMFGTDGNVLETRPTIGGASVTSFTNVESNSHSLNEVVLDPDTSSFGFLGQIPRNFSLSDLTADFSQSSASYLTDILETYSRSPFLATDNENFLDRGEQDNNRLDSISEGLSYEDFGSE
- the LOC114400591 gene encoding uncharacterized protein LOC114400591 isoform X1 — protein: MSSGSVRRVSRQDIQLVQNLIERCLQLYMSQKEVVETLLAQAKIEPGFTELVWQKLEEENEEFFKAYYARLVLKQQIMQFNKLLDQQVQLMQLHSSTVASLPTSNGSHIPAVSSLPSSNGSHIPAIPENPACYTADRTQTSLKPENMQHHVDSRLSNVFNNGGSSLHTSMHAAVDMSAHGNRINGPSSMLSAQSANMGLIQGINGGGMIKSEPGYSGCSPYMFGTDGNVLETRPTIGGASVTSFTNVESNSHSLNEVVLDPDTSSFGFLGQIPRNFSLSDLTADFSQSSDILETYSRSPFLATDNENFLDRGEQGKRQSHSPHLYSVVLCLNANIICCLYFKIDNNRLDSISEGLSYEDFGSE